One window from the genome of Salmo salar chromosome ssa25, Ssal_v3.1, whole genome shotgun sequence encodes:
- the il1r2 gene encoding interleukin-1 receptor type II isoform X1 — protein MSHDFFKTSEKCLLISQTHSNITNVACDYTNTREARSTHMLLFLQYATVILNLLPALFIARSACGLRLPPLPMIDGCFRVSPEPEVFRVQGEAVVLSCFVFDRVLYKRFSQAKAGYTYVISKGNGTGGIDTDEGKEGRVQQRERQLWLLPARTSDSGKFSCVYRNDTLCVIGSITLQVYETKQTDIEKLSYPISTPVGKNVSIKCPHLKDFNRTNEIEWYKDSSPTVLPVGSGRYQRQRQDVILISDVRPADQGLYTCQLRVHVNNLQYTVSRTINLNVKVPDPVPYTQTTRPIFDPDTTPTPNPGLSTVESPAVVSPKIVSPANGTIFESPLGSVLEISCQVFTGSQSADATMVTWLVDGHALDLSNLSGRALMSQRRVTTVAGGCYVEVNLYIIELCEEDTRAELKCVTRNQGGRQEVIAQFRVEDPRSTWLMVGVAGSVCFLTVVSVFLYLLLKPRGKADYFLARQNSTFSSTFSST, from the exons ATGTCACATGACTTTTTTAAGACAAGTGAAAAGTGTCTCCTGATCTCACAGACACACTCCAACATTACAAATGTAGCATGTGATTATACCAACACTCGGGAAGCAAGGTCTACACACATGTTATTATTCCTCCAGTATGCCACGGTGATCCTCAATCTGCTCCCGGCGTTGTTCATCGCTCGCTCTGCCTGTGGACTACGACTACCTCCACTACCGATGatag ATGGCTGTTTCAGGGTGTCTCCAGAGCCGGAGGTGTTCCGTGTGCAGGGTGAAGCGGTGGTCCTAAGCTGCTTTGTGTTCGACAGGGTCCTCTACAAACGATTCTCCCAGGCTAAGGCGGGTTACACCTATGTCATCTCAAAGGGAAATGGGACGGGGGGCATTGACACTGACGAGGGGAAAGAGGGGCGGGTCCAGCAGCGTGAGCGACAGCTGTGGCTTCTCCCAGCTCGAACTTCTGACTCCGGAAAGTTCTCCTGCGTCTACAG AAATGACACATTATGTGTAATTGGAAGCATCACTCTACAAGTTTATGAGACCAAGCAAACTGACATTGAGAAGTTGTCTTATCCCATCTCTACACCCGTGGGAAAAAATGTGTCAATCAAATGTCCTCATTTAAAGGACTTCAACAGGACTAATGAAATAGAGTGGTATAAG GACTCCAGCCCGACAGTGCTTCCTGTTGGCAGTGGGCGCTACCAAAGACAGAGACAAGACGTGATCCTCATCTCAGACGTGAGGCCAGCAGACCAGGGCCTCTACACCTGTCAGCTTAGAGTCCACGTAAACAACCTCCAGTACACAGTCAGCAGGACCATTAACCTCAATGTAAAAG TGCCTGACCCAGTTCCCTACACTCAGACCACCAGGCCCATCTTTGACCCAGAcacaaccccaacccctaaccctggtcTCAGCACTGTGGAAT CCCCAGCAGTTGTGTCCCCCAAGATTGTGTCCCCTGCCAATGGAACAATCTTTGAAAGTCCATTGG GCTCTGTTTTGGAGATATCCTGCCAGGTTTTCACAGGGAGCCAATCAGCGGACGCCACAATGGTCACATGGTTGGTGGACGGCCATGCATTGGATTTGTCCAACCTTAGTGGGCGGGCTCTGATGAGTCAGAGAAG GGTAACCACAGTGGCTGGGGGTTGTTATGTTGAGGTGAATCTGTACATCATTGAGCTGTGTGAGgaggatacaagggcagaactgAAGTGTGTCACTCGAAACcagggaggaagacaggaggtCATTGCACAGTTCAGAGTCGAAG aCCCCAGGTCCACATGGCTGATGGTgggtgtagcagggtctgtttgTTTCCTGACTGTGGTCTCCGTCTTCCTTTACCTCCTCCTAAAACCCAGAGGAAAGGCTGACTACTTCCTGGCTCGACAGAACAGCACCTTTAGCTCCACTTTTAGCTCCACATAA
- the il1r2 gene encoding interleukin-1 receptor type II precursor (The RefSeq protein has 1 substitution compared to this genomic sequence) — MVTWANYATVILNLLPALFIARSACGLRLPPLPMIDGCFRVSPEPEVFRVQGEAVVLSCFVFDRVLYKRFSQAKAGYTYVISKGNGTGGIDTDEGKEGRVLQRERQLWLLPARTSDSGKFSCVYRNDTLCVIGSITLQVYETKQTDIEKLSYPISTPVGKNVSIKCPHLKDFNRTNEIEWYKDSSPTVLPVGSGRYQRQRQDVILISDVRPADQGLYTCQLRVHVNNLQYTVSRTINLNVKVPDPVPYTQTTRPIFDPDTTPTPNPGLSTVESPAVVSPKIVSPANGTIFESPLGSVLEISCQVFTGSQSADATMVTWLVDGHALDLSNLSGRALMSQRRVTTVAGGCYVEVNLYIIELCEEDTRAELKCVTRNQGGRQEVIAQFRVEDPRSTWLMVGVAGSVCFLTVVSVFLYLLLKPRGKADYFLARQNSTFSSTFSST, encoded by the exons ATGGTCACCTGGGCAAAC TATGCCACGGTGATCCTCAATCTGCTCCCGGCGTTGTTCATCGCTCGCTCTGCCTGTGGACTACGACTACCTCCACTACCGATGatag ATGGCTGTTTCAGGGTGTCTCCAGAGCCGGAGGTGTTCCGTGTGCAGGGTGAAGCGGTGGTCCTAAGCTGCTTTGTGTTCGACAGGGTCCTCTACAAACGATTCTCCCAGGCTAAGGCGGGTTACACCTATGTCATCTCAAAGGGAAATGGGACGGGGGGCATTGACACTGACGAGGGGAAAGAGGGGCGGGTCCAGCAGCGTGAGCGACAGCTGTGGCTTCTCCCAGCTCGAACTTCTGACTCCGGAAAGTTCTCCTGCGTCTACAG AAATGACACATTATGTGTAATTGGAAGCATCACTCTACAAGTTTATGAGACCAAGCAAACTGACATTGAGAAGTTGTCTTATCCCATCTCTACACCCGTGGGAAAAAATGTGTCAATCAAATGTCCTCATTTAAAGGACTTCAACAGGACTAATGAAATAGAGTGGTATAAG GACTCCAGCCCGACAGTGCTTCCTGTTGGCAGTGGGCGCTACCAAAGACAGAGACAAGACGTGATCCTCATCTCAGACGTGAGGCCAGCAGACCAGGGCCTCTACACCTGTCAGCTTAGAGTCCACGTAAACAACCTCCAGTACACAGTCAGCAGGACCATTAACCTCAATGTAAAAG TGCCTGACCCAGTTCCCTACACTCAGACCACCAGGCCCATCTTTGACCCAGAcacaaccccaacccctaaccctggtcTCAGCACTGTGGAAT CCCCAGCAGTTGTGTCCCCCAAGATTGTGTCCCCTGCCAATGGAACAATCTTTGAAAGTCCATTGG GCTCTGTTTTGGAGATATCCTGCCAGGTTTTCACAGGGAGCCAATCAGCGGACGCCACAATGGTCACATGGTTGGTGGACGGCCATGCATTGGATTTGTCCAACCTTAGTGGGCGGGCTCTGATGAGTCAGAGAAG GGTAACCACAGTGGCTGGGGGTTGTTATGTTGAGGTGAATCTGTACATCATTGAGCTGTGTGAGgaggatacaagggcagaactgAAGTGTGTCACTCGAAACcagggaggaagacaggaggtCATTGCACAGTTCAGAGTCGAAG aCCCCAGGTCCACATGGCTGATGGTgggtgtagcagggtctgtttgTTTCCTGACTGTGGTCTCCGTCTTCCTTTACCTCCTCCTAAAACCCAGAGGAAAGGCTGACTACTTCCTGGCTCGACAGAACAGCACCTTTAGCTCCACTTTTAGCTCCACATAA